Genomic window (Sulfuricaulis sp.):
GCAGCGGTGCGAGGTTGATATCTCCCTTCAGCTTGTCCAGCAGGGAAGGACGATTGGTATGCGTGCGAGTAGGTGACTCACCAAGCTCGATAAAGGAGACTTGCGATTGATTGAAGCCGGCGGCAGAAGACGCGACACGTTCCATCTGTGGCACGCACACGGCGCCAAGATGGATGCCGAGCACCCGCTCCACCGCTTTCTCCCAACCGGATTCAACCTTGAGCAACCGCGCCAAACGCGGTGCCTTGTCGAGACCCTGTCCTTGCAACCACTCACCCACGGCGGCATCACTCTCACCCTGCGCTGCCAGCTGCAGCTCGTGCAGTGAAGCCAGGCGCGCTTCGCCGCTCTGTTTCTGCCCGCGCACCTCGGCCAGCGCTTCGTCAAGTTCATCACGCCGCTCACGCGCCTCGCGCAGGCGCGTATCCGTCTCGCCGATCGAGCGCTCCTGCGCCTCGCAGGATTCATCCAGCTGCGCCACTTGCGTGGCCAGGGCATTGGCCGGTTCTTTTTCCAGCTCCGCGCCGATGGTCGCGGCCTCCTGCTCAAGACGCGCCTGACGCTGTCGCAGTTGTTCAATATGATTTTCCAGTTGGTGAATACGGGCGGTCTGGACCTCGCGTACCTGGGCCGGTTCGGCCGCCATTTCGCTGAAAGACGTCCATTCGTTTTGCCAGTCCTGCATGGAACGCTCGGCTTGCGCGCGCTTCTCCGCGGCGCCATCGCGCGTACGGGTAAGCTCTTCCAGTTGCGGCGTCAATTCTTCAAGCCGGCTTACCAGTTCCCCCATGCGCGCAACGTCAGACTGCAAATGCTGACTGGCTTCACCCCAGGCACGGTTGACCTGTTCCTGCTCGCGCGCCTGATTTTCGCGCGTCTCGCGTGCGTACTGCATGGCCTGTTCGAGACGTGAAACCTCGGCGCCGACGGTATAGAACTCCGCCTGTACTGTATTGAACTGATCCACTGTCTCGGTTTGCCGGGCACGGATTTTCTCGATCTCGGCCTCGATGCCGCGCTGCGTGGCCAGCACCGCGTCCAGCGCGGTTTGTTGCTGCGCCAGCAGGCTGTCCTGGCTTTGCACGCGCGTGTCCAATTCGAGCCAGCGCAACACGAACAGTTGCGCGCGGGTCAGACGCTCTTCCTGTTTCAGTTCCTTGTAGCGCGCCGCAGCGCGTGATTGCCGGTGCAACTTGGAAAGTTGCGTCTCCAGTTCCTTGCGGATGTCCTCCAGGCGCGTCAGGTTCTCACGTGTGTGCTTGATGCGACTCTCGGTCTCGCGACGGCGTTCCTTGTATTTGGAAACGCCCGCCGCCTCCTCCAGAAAACCACGCAGATCTTCCGGCTTGGCCTCGATGATGCGCGTGACCATGCCTTGCTCGATGATCGAGTAGGCGCGTGGACCCAGGCCGGTGCCGAGAAAAATATCGGTAATGTCTTTGCGTCGGCACTTGGTTTTGTTCAGGAAATAATCGGACTGCCCGTCGCGTCCGGCCTCGCGCCGAATGGAGATCTCGGCATATTTGGCATACTCACCACCGGCACGGCCTTCGCTGTTGTCGAAAATAAGCTCGACTGAGGCCATCGCCACCGGTTTGCGCGAATTGGAGCCGTTGAAAATGACATCGGCCATGGAATCGCCGCGCAGATTCTTAGCGGACATCTCGCCCATGACCCAGCGCACGGCGTCAATGATGTTGGATTTGCCGCAACCATTCGGGCCGATAATGCCGATCAGGTTGCCGGTGATGGGAATGGTGATGGGCTCGACGAACGATTTGAAGCCTGAAAGCTTGATTGTTTTAAGTCGCATCGGGTCTTACGTGAGCTCCTGTCCACAATTAAGATGCTCGGGAAAGTGCTTTACTCCTTCCCGAAAACTACTCTAATCAAGATACTCGGGAAAGTGCTTTACCCCTTCCCGAAAACTACTCTCGGCGTAAAGTAAGCTACAATTTTACAAGGAATCCAAACCCCGCGACCAGTATGCCGACCCAGCCCAGCAAAAGCCTGGATACCTTCCCCAATCCGCATCCGGACCGGGATTATATCATTGAGATCGAATGTCCGGAGTTTACCTGTCTGTGCCCCAAGACCGGCCAGCCGGACTTCGCCAGCCTGACCCTGGAGTACGTTCCGGACCGTCTGTGCGTGGAGCTGAAGTCTCTGAAACTCTATATATGGTCCTACCGCGATGAAGGCCATTTCCACGAGGACGTCACCAACCGGATTCTGAACGATCTGGTGGCCGTCATGCGCCCGCGTTACCTGCGCTTGCGGGCCAAATTCCACGTTCGCGGTGGCCTCTACACGACTGTCGAAGTTGTGCATCGCCAGGGCGACTGGGAGGCTCCGCCACCGCCACCGGCCGATCTGCCGCGCGAGGTCCAGGAACTGCCGGCGAAAGAGTCTATGGCCACGG
Coding sequences:
- the smc gene encoding chromosome segregation protein SMC is translated as MRLKTIKLSGFKSFVEPITIPITGNLIGIIGPNGCGKSNIIDAVRWVMGEMSAKNLRGDSMADVIFNGSNSRKPVAMASVELIFDNSEGRAGGEYAKYAEISIRREAGRDGQSDYFLNKTKCRRKDITDIFLGTGLGPRAYSIIEQGMVTRIIEAKPEDLRGFLEEAAGVSKYKERRRETESRIKHTRENLTRLEDIRKELETQLSKLHRQSRAAARYKELKQEERLTRAQLFVLRWLELDTRVQSQDSLLAQQQTALDAVLATQRGIEAEIEKIRARQTETVDQFNTVQAEFYTVGAEVSRLEQAMQYARETRENQAREQEQVNRAWGEASQHLQSDVARMGELVSRLEELTPQLEELTRTRDGAAEKRAQAERSMQDWQNEWTSFSEMAAEPAQVREVQTARIHQLENHIEQLRQRQARLEQEAATIGAELEKEPANALATQVAQLDESCEAQERSIGETDTRLREARERRDELDEALAEVRGQKQSGEARLASLHELQLAAQGESDAAVGEWLQGQGLDKAPRLARLLKVESGWEKAVERVLGIHLGAVCVPQMERVASSAAGFNQSQVSFIELGESPTRTHTNRPSLLDKLKGDINLAPLLEGVYIADSLNQALTQRHALAERESIVTRDGAWVGRNWLSLGSEKGARAGWLLRESEIETLQTDLTGWLSKLGNLQAELAGLDTQLQNLEDERDELTRDHNDNNRERANLREQLGHKQARMVQLESRRAQIEREQNEINEQLGRDQNDMASAGNLLSQAEATGGEHEQRRAQLQLNRQSLLDAVEQGRTLESGARDNVHRLEIERETLQTAFEATQASHARLEGQLHQLIARREQLSLALSGDQDPTTGYRQQLDELLQKRLGIEERLNAARQAVSDLETQLREQEQARTHEERKTGEIREQHESERVARQELVVRRDTFADQLRESGFEVEPVRAELSPEANETEWAGRLEQVTARIERLGPINLVAIEEFEEANTRKTYLDSQNEDLTQALNTLEEAIRKIDRETRTRFKETFDQVNEYFQAFFPQLFGGGSAHLELTDNDLLETGVGVMARPPGKRNSTIHLLSGGEKALTAVALVFAIFQLNPAPFCLLDEVDAPLDDANVIRYCDTLKTLSQKTQLVYITHNKISMEMADILIGVTMSEPGVSRLVAVDVEQALEMVAS